The genomic interval TTAAACATAGATGTTGATATTGTATAAATAAAATCATGACAAGATACTGAGGGATTGTCACTCTGAGATGACAGAACCCCAGAATTCATAGAATGCTAAAATCAACAATAGTGTTTAACAGAGGGTATGGTAAAAGGAGGAGGAAATATGATAGTTAAAGTACTGGGATCAGGATGTAAAAATTGTAACATCTTAGAGGAAAATGTGAAGGAAGCCCTAAAGCAGTTGGATTTTGAAGCAACGGTGGAAAAGGTAACAGACTTTAAATCTATTGCAGAGCATGGTGTAATGAAAACCCCAGGCCTAGTAGTAGATGGAACTGTAGTATCTACTGGAAAAGTATTAAAGGTTGAAGAAATTAAAAAACTACTAAAGAGCTAAGGCTGGAGCTTTTATATGATTTGTAGACCTTTATTCTAATTTCAAGCTTATAATTTCCTATTGTTGGTTATCAAAAAGTCTGGAGCTAAAATTGATTTTAACTCCAGACTTTTTTGCATATCAATAAATACAGCTTATTATTGATTAAGCTTTTCCAATAAAACATTTACATCAATACCATGAACAGCTGCAGCTTGACCCAATGTTTCCATTTGAGCAGAAGGACAACCTAGGCATCCCATACCAAAAGACATTAAAATAGAAACGGCATTAGGGTTAATTTTTAAAACTTCACTGATTTTTGTATCTTGTGTAATTTTCATGGATTATAACCTCCTATTTTTAATAAGTTCTTTATCCTTATTATACAATGAACTACCTTCAATAAATATTACAAAAATCACAAAATAAAGTGATATATATCACATATAGGAAAAGTTTACCTGAATTAGATGGGAAGAACGATGTAATTAACCTTAGATTAGGTTATAATATATAAAAATAATGATGACCTTTTTAGTTCTTTAGCCTAAGTAAAAAATGGTATAGATATAAAAAGTATAAAAATAGGAGGAGATAGAATGGGATTTTATGAAGAATTCAGTAAATATTATGATTATGTTTTTCCTACAGGAGATCCTCAACTAAATTTTATTAAAAAGAGGATTACAGACTCTACGAATACTATATTAGATATTGCTTCAGGGACAGGGAACTATGCTATAGCATTGGCTGAGAAGGGGTTTGACATTTCGGCTATTGATTTAGACAAAGGAATGATTGAAGAAACAAAGGTAAAGGCAAAGGAAAAGGGAATTTTATTAAATACATATGTGGGAGATATGAAGGAGCTGGATAAGCACTTCCAGAGGGAAACCTTTGATGTTGTATTTTGTATTGGCAATTCCCTTGTGCATTTGACACAGCTGGAGGAAATACAGCAGACTTTAAATCAAATGTACTATATTTTAAAAGAGGGGGGGAACCTCCTATTGCAAATTATTAATTATGATAAAATCATTCAATACAATATAGACGGTTTACCTACTATAGAAAATAAAGAGGTGGGAGTTAAATTCATTAGGAAATATGTTTATGAAGAGGAAAAACGATTAATTCACTTTAATACAGAGCTTATCGTAACAAAAGGCGAAGAAGAAGCGGTCTATAGGAACTCTGTACCCCTATATCCCCTGCAAAGTCAACAACTAATAGGTATGCTGCAAAATGCAGGATTTAAAACTATTGATTTGTTTGGAGGGTTTCAAGAGGAGCCCTACAAAGAAGAAAGCTATGGAATCGTAGTAGCTGCTAAAAAATAGGTAACATTTAAGTTTGTAGGTTTTGTAGTCAAAAGGGGGTTATGAAATGAAAAATGTAGCAATAAATATTTTAAAAAAAATGCCAGTGTTTACACACTTAAAGGATGAAGATATAGAAAAAATCAGTAAAATCAGTACTGAAAGACATTTTAAAAAAGGAACGATTATTTTTATGGAGGGAGATCCTGGGGAAGCCTTCTATTTTATTAAGTCTGGAAAGGTAAAAGTATACAAGACTACCCCCGATGGGAGGGAGCATATTTTCACCATCCTGTCGGAGGGAGGGGTTTTTGCAGAAGTAACCTTATTTAATGATATTTGTTATCCTGCTTCAGCGGAAATTCTAGAGGATGCTGAAATTGGTATGATTAAAAATAAGGATCTAGAGGACTTGGTACGAACCAATGCAGAAATTGCTCTACAGATTATCAAGGTTCTTAGCAAAAAACTTTTTTATTCTCAACAAAAGGTAAAGGAATTAGCTTTAGGAGATACCTATAGCCGTATTGCTAAAAGTCTTTTAACCTTTGCTGATGACCATGGGACTGAAAAAGAAGATGGTATTGAAATGAAATTAAACATATCTAGACAGGAATTGGCAAATATGATAGGAACAGCGAGGGAAACCGTTAGTCGAGCCCTAAGTCAATTTAAAAAGGAGGGTTCTATTGAAATTCAAGGAAAAAAAATTATTATAAAGAATATGGAAAAATTAAAGAGCTGGATTCAATAGACTATTGATTTTTATAGAAAAAAGGTGTATTATATATATACCCCCCCAATAGGGGAGGGGAAAACTACTGGGAGGGATGTATATATGAAAAACTCAATTATGAAATGGTCATGGATTTTCATGGTATTATTTTTCACATTAGCTATTGTAGATATTCGTTTTGGGATTTTAGGACTACTATGTATGGGAACACCAGTATATTTAGCTCTTCGTGGTGGCGGTAGAGTTCATTGTGCTAAATACTGCCCGAGGGGATCTCTATTTGGTGTATTTTTAGATAAAGTAAGCTTTAGAAATAATCTACCAAAATCCTTTAAAACTAAAACAGTTAAAAATATTATGCTGGTTTGGATGCTAGGGATGTTTAGTATTTCTTTAGTTATGGCGGGGGGAGACTTTACAAAAACAGCCTTTGCTATTGTTAGGATGATGACGGTATCTACCTTAGTAGGTGTTGTGATGGGAGTTGTTTTTCAACCAAGAAGCTGGTGTACCGTATGTCCTATGGGGTATGCAACTGGATTGATTGAAAAAAACCAAAAAAAATCTCGAAAAGCTGCTTAAACATTGTAGAAATGGCAAAAACTTTATATAATTGAAGAATGATGATAGTATGAACCCTAAAAGGAAGTGAAGACATGGATCAACAACAAATTAGAAAAGACATATTGAATCGACTAAAGACCATCAAGGGACATATTCAAGGAATTGAAAAAATGATTGAAGAAGAGAAAGCCTGTGATGATGTATTATTGCAAATAGCAGCAGTAAAATCCTCCCTAGAGAAGGTGGGGTCCATCATTGTAGAAGACCATGCCAAGGAGTGTTTGCTGAGGGAAAACATCACAAGAGATGAAGTAGATAAAATTTTAAAAACCATTATGAAGTTTTCAAAATAACACCTTGTCTGATCAAGAGAAGGTGTTATTTTCCTCTATAGAATTTGTTAATAGCCTAACTCCTGCTTTATAAGGATTACCTTTGTAATATAATGATGGGCTTAGAAAAAAGCTTCTAGAATGGCAACTAGAAGAATAGGAGTATATATTTTCTGCAATGAAACAAAATAATGAAAGAAAAATAAATGAAGGAGTGAATCTATGGAGTCCAATAAAGATGTTGTTTCCTTTATTGCAGAGTTAGATGAAAAAAAGAACTTTTTTCACAATGTCAATGAAATTAACAAATATAATATGGGGGCTATTGTAGAATTAATACAATATCAAAATATCAAGGAGTATGGTGAATCTTTATACACTAGAGAGGAAATAAGACGAGGTATTAAAAAATATACTCAAGGCAGTTAACATAAATCCATTAAAAGATTCTTTTGATAATAGGGGTGTGTATAGAGTATAGATTGTATACCACTAACCATACTTGAGAAAATTATAGGATTAATAAAAAACATATAAATATCATTACATTAGTTTTGGCTATGTTAAAGATAGATGTTGATATTGTATAAATAAAACTATGACAAGATGTTGAGGGATTATCCCTTATTTTTAAAAGTAAAATAGGATAATATAATAGTAGAATTCAAATTTTGTTACCAATAGTTCAACTGTTTGTTATGCTGATCTTTGGGTATTTATAATTTGAAAATGATTTTGAGGAGGAATTTATTATGTCAAAGGAAGTAATTGTTTTTACAAGCAATACATGCCCCCACTGCGTAACAGTGAAGGAGTTTCTTTCACAAAAAGGTGTTAGTTATACAGAAAGAAATGTACAGACGGACCCATCCGCTAGAAAAGAATTAATGCAAAAAGGTTTTATGGCTGTGCCAGTAGTTGAAATTGGTGGAGAAACCATCGTAGGATTTGATAAGGATAAAATTGAAGAGTTATTAAAATAAAATTTAAGGCGAAGAATTTTTCTTCGCCTTAAATTTTGTATTTTTGCAGTTCATTTTTAAAGTTTTTAGTAAGATCCTCTAATAAGGCAATGTTTTCAGAAAGGTCCTTTACCTTTTCAGAGTATTGAGTAACGTTGGCACTCATTTCTTCTGATGCTGCTGAGTTTTCTTCAGAAATAGCAGCTAAAGAATGGATATTTTCAACAACTTTTGTAAGATTGTTGGTTTCTGTCGATAATTGATCAATAAGTTTTACGATGATATTGGCAACACCAACAATTTGGTTAGTGGAGGATTGATTATCAATGGTTACCTTTTCTAGGGTAGCATTGCTTGACTCCAATTGATGATATTGGGTTTCGATGGCCTTTACAAAACCTTCTATCTGCTGTATAAAGAAGACCAGATTAGCATTAATATCCTTTACGGCGGATTTAGAGTTTTCAGCTAACTTCCGTATTTCCTGAGCAACTACTGTAAAGCCCCTCCCAGCCTCACCGGCACTGGCGGCCTCGATAGCAGCATTTAATGCTAAAAGATTGGTCTGATCTGCTATAGATTCCACAGTAGAACTGATCTCCATAATTTTTGTAGCCTGTAGAGAAAGATCCTTACCCTGATAATTAACAGTAGAGAAATTATCCTTTACTTCGTTAATCATAGCAGTAACATTTTTTACATCATTAAAGGAAGTTTCTAAATCCTTTACAGCTCCTTCCAATTGATTCTTTCCTTCTGTTTCCTCCTCTACAATTTTATTTAAGGTGGAAATATATTCATCTAAAATTCCAACAGCCCCTTCAGTCTCTTCCGCCTGATTAGTGGCACTCAACGCCACCTCGTGAACTACAGCAGCGATAGAGTCAGATAAATTCTTCATATTTTCAGCTATGATAGAAAATTCATGGACAAAGTTATTCATGTCATCGGTGCCACCCTTGAGGAACAAAAAGTCTTTCTTTATAGTAGCCTTTGTTTCATTAAAAAGATGAAAGGTATCCTCAAAGGTATCCTTGGTTTTAACCACTGTTTTACTTCCAAAATCATAGTTTCTAATTTTTTTCATCTCTGATAGAAAAAATCCCATAGGCTGAAGAACTATAGATGCACCTACATAGGTTGTTATTAAAGCTACAGAAGAAATAACTATGCTGGATAGCCAACTCTCCCCTCCCATCATAATCAGGCAAGTAATAAATAGGATGATGGTGGTAAATAGACTGATTTTCAGTGGAATACTTTTTAAAAAACCAAAGCCCAAAATTTTTGTCGGGGTAGCATGATGAATCTTATCAGGAGATTTTTCTAGCTTAATATTAACCCTCATATATTTTTTTCCATCAGGGGTGGTACCAGAGTCTAAGATATTAACGTCTATTTTTTCATCAAAATAAGCGGCACTACCCTCTAAAAGCCCTAAAAAGTAATCAAACAATCCTCTTTTAGATTGATAGGTTATTTCTATCTCTTTTTCACCTATCTCTTTAGCTAAGAGCCTAGGAGGATTAGCCCCCTTAATCATTTTTGTTAATTGGGAATGTACATCATCCATCATCATAAGAAAGCCCTTGAGACTATATCTTTCAAAATAAGAAGGAAACCACTTTTGAAAGGAGTTAATGTTTTGTCTTCCAACCTCTCTCCATATGACTTCAACAGGTTTATTAACTTTTTTTGCAATAACAGAGAATACTAAG from Natronincola ferrireducens carries:
- a CDS encoding thioredoxin family protein, with protein sequence MIVKVLGSGCKNCNILEENVKEALKQLDFEATVEKVTDFKSIAEHGVMKTPGLVVDGTVVSTGKVLKVEEIKKLLKS
- a CDS encoding DUF1858 domain-containing protein; its protein translation is MKITQDTKISEVLKINPNAVSILMSFGMGCLGCPSAQMETLGQAAAVHGIDVNVLLEKLNQ
- a CDS encoding class I SAM-dependent methyltransferase; the protein is MGFYEEFSKYYDYVFPTGDPQLNFIKKRITDSTNTILDIASGTGNYAIALAEKGFDISAIDLDKGMIEETKVKAKEKGILLNTYVGDMKELDKHFQRETFDVVFCIGNSLVHLTQLEEIQQTLNQMYYILKEGGNLLLQIINYDKIIQYNIDGLPTIENKEVGVKFIRKYVYEEEKRLIHFNTELIVTKGEEEAVYRNSVPLYPLQSQQLIGMLQNAGFKTIDLFGGFQEEPYKEESYGIVVAAKK
- a CDS encoding Crp/Fnr family transcriptional regulator; the encoded protein is MKNVAINILKKMPVFTHLKDEDIEKISKISTERHFKKGTIIFMEGDPGEAFYFIKSGKVKVYKTTPDGREHIFTILSEGGVFAEVTLFNDICYPASAEILEDAEIGMIKNKDLEDLVRTNAEIALQIIKVLSKKLFYSQQKVKELALGDTYSRIAKSLLTFADDHGTEKEDGIEMKLNISRQELANMIGTARETVSRALSQFKKEGSIEIQGKKIIIKNMEKLKSWIQ
- a CDS encoding 4Fe-4S binding protein — translated: MKNSIMKWSWIFMVLFFTLAIVDIRFGILGLLCMGTPVYLALRGGGRVHCAKYCPRGSLFGVFLDKVSFRNNLPKSFKTKTVKNIMLVWMLGMFSISLVMAGGDFTKTAFAIVRMMTVSTLVGVVMGVVFQPRSWCTVCPMGYATGLIEKNQKKSRKAA
- a CDS encoding metal-sensitive transcriptional regulator gives rise to the protein MDQQQIRKDILNRLKTIKGHIQGIEKMIEEEKACDDVLLQIAAVKSSLEKVGSIIVEDHAKECLLRENITRDEVDKILKTIMKFSK
- a CDS encoding glutaredoxin family protein; the encoded protein is MSKEVIVFTSNTCPHCVTVKEFLSQKGVSYTERNVQTDPSARKELMQKGFMAVPVVEIGGETIVGFDKDKIEELLK
- a CDS encoding heme NO-binding domain-containing protein, whose protein sequence is MKGTVVSTWLNSLRSLFGDEVVNEGINRAGWNVDRIITPLEEIPDDEIFLVFSVIAKKVNKPVEVIWREVGRQNINSFQKWFPSYFERYSLKGFLMMMDDVHSQLTKMIKGANPPRLLAKEIGEKEIEITYQSKRGLFDYFLGLLEGSAAYFDEKIDVNILDSGTTPDGKKYMRVNIKLEKSPDKIHHATPTKILGFGFLKSIPLKISLFTTIILFITCLIMMGGESWLSSIVISSVALITTYVGASIVLQPMGFFLSEMKKIRNYDFGSKTVVKTKDTFEDTFHLFNETKATIKKDFLFLKGGTDDMNNFVHEFSIIAENMKNLSDSIAAVVHEVALSATNQAEETEGAVGILDEYISTLNKIVEEETEGKNQLEGAVKDLETSFNDVKNVTAMINEVKDNFSTVNYQGKDLSLQATKIMEISSTVESIADQTNLLALNAAIEAASAGEAGRGFTVVAQEIRKLAENSKSAVKDINANLVFFIQQIEGFVKAIETQYHQLESSNATLEKVTIDNQSSTNQIVGVANIIVKLIDQLSTETNNLTKVVENIHSLAAISEENSAASEEMSANVTQYSEKVKDLSENIALLEDLTKNFKNELQKYKI